In Planctomycetaceae bacterium, the following are encoded in one genomic region:
- the rsmA gene encoding 16S rRNA (adenine(1518)-N(6)/adenine(1519)-N(6))-dimethyltransferase RsmA yields the protein MKDEARQTRSHLMALFKQFGFNPRSDLGQNFLIDINLVEFAVRAAELKPTDIVLEVGPGTGGMTTFLAQQAGRVIAVEIDRNMFALAGHATAEYENVTLINRDILKNKNTLAPEISDLLKAEIATAPPGAELKLVANLPYSVATPVISNLVASDLPWTRMVTTIQLELAEKMIAEPGTSNYGALSVWLQSQCSVRILRRLGPKVFWPRPAVDSAIVSIWRHDGRGGRISDRVFFLDFVRRLFHQRRKLLRSVLVGMYSKQLSKPEVDELLAEMGHDQTTRAESLDVSSLVKLGNRFAEAVKAET from the coding sequence ATGAAGGACGAGGCCCGGCAAACTCGATCGCACCTGATGGCACTGTTCAAGCAGTTTGGGTTCAACCCGCGCAGCGATCTGGGGCAGAACTTCCTGATCGACATCAACCTGGTGGAATTCGCCGTCCGGGCTGCCGAACTGAAGCCGACTGATATCGTGCTGGAAGTCGGCCCGGGCACCGGCGGCATGACGACGTTTCTGGCTCAGCAGGCGGGCCGCGTCATCGCCGTGGAGATCGACCGCAACATGTTCGCGCTGGCCGGTCACGCGACGGCGGAATACGAAAACGTCACGCTGATTAATCGTGACATTCTGAAGAACAAGAACACGCTGGCGCCGGAAATTTCTGACCTGCTGAAAGCGGAAATCGCCACCGCTCCACCGGGCGCGGAACTGAAGCTGGTGGCCAACCTGCCGTACAGCGTGGCGACACCCGTAATTTCGAATCTGGTCGCTTCTGATCTGCCGTGGACGCGGATGGTGACCACGATCCAACTGGAACTCGCCGAAAAGATGATTGCCGAACCCGGCACGTCGAACTACGGAGCCCTGTCGGTCTGGCTGCAGTCTCAGTGCAGCGTCCGAATTCTGCGACGGCTGGGCCCGAAGGTCTTCTGGCCGCGCCCGGCGGTGGATTCAGCCATCGTCAGTATCTGGAGACACGATGGTCGCGGCGGCCGGATCAGTGATCGAGTGTTCTTCCTGGACTTCGTCCGCAGGCTGTTCCATCAGCGACGCAAGTTGCTGCGCAGCGTGCTGGTCGGGATGTACAGCAAACAGCTTTCGAAACCGGAAGTGGACGAGCTTCTGGCGGAGATGGGTCACGACCAGACGACTCGAGCGGAAAGCCTGGACGTATCGAGCCTGGTGAAACTGGGGAACCGATTCG
- a CDS encoding riboflavin synthase, whose amino-acid sequence MVKIADGALDFEAGEETLSKTNLGRLRTGDPVNLERSLAVGGRLGGHFVQGHVDGVGTVDELRRSNEWVDLWFRVAPDMTRLMVPKGSVAVDGVSLTLVNVESDRFSVALIPHTLEITTLGRRDVGDEVNIELDILGKYVAKLLDRE is encoded by the coding sequence GTGGTTAAGATCGCCGACGGGGCACTGGACTTCGAAGCCGGTGAGGAGACTCTTTCGAAGACGAATCTGGGGCGTCTGCGGACTGGCGACCCCGTCAACCTGGAACGTTCGCTGGCCGTCGGCGGACGGCTGGGCGGCCACTTCGTTCAGGGTCACGTGGACGGTGTGGGTACCGTCGACGAACTTCGCCGCAGCAATGAATGGGTGGACCTGTGGTTTCGCGTCGCGCCGGACATGACGCGGCTGATGGTTCCAAAGGGTTCCGTCGCCGTTGACGGAGTCAGCCTGACGCTGGTGAATGTCGAGTCCGACCGGTTTTCCGTGGCGCTGATTCCTCACACGCTGGAGATCACGACGCTGGGCCGGCGCGACGTCGGCGACGAGGTGAACATCGAACTTGATATTCTCGGCAAGTACGTCGCCAAGCTGCTGGATCGCGAATGA
- the larC gene encoding nickel pincer cofactor biosynthesis protein LarC, with protein MKIAWLECATGISGDMTLAALIDAGVSREAIRSAIASLNLPDVQLRIETVIKNGFRAIQVLVDHPEQHAHRHFTEIVRILDNAAALTDRQRELAKRLFLAVAESEARVHGSTVEKVHFHEVGAVDSIVDIVGAAVGFDLLNVDRVVCNFVPTGRGSVHIDHGICPIPAPGTAEILKGIPLADVPIDAELTTPTGAAIVKTLADAFGPMPAMTVDEVGYGAGSMTFPQRANILRLFVGKAAADADMEFVTLLETNLDDVSGEVIGHVRQRLARAGALDVWVTPVQMKKDRPGAVVSVLCSPESIDSLETILFDETGTLGIRRLSIQRRVQFRDKVTVTTPWGDVSGKRSWRTGTSPSFAPEFDDCAAVARNHGVPLRDVYRAAESAFLQIAGSGTLPVEPPGGTSVPDGHHDHSHDHDHDHDHDHSHDHDHDHSHDHDHDGHTHDHE; from the coding sequence ATGAAAATCGCCTGGCTGGAATGTGCGACGGGAATCAGCGGCGACATGACTCTGGCCGCGCTCATCGACGCGGGCGTCAGTCGGGAAGCAATCCGCTCGGCGATCGCATCGCTGAATCTGCCGGATGTGCAGCTTCGCATTGAAACCGTCATCAAGAACGGGTTTCGAGCGATTCAGGTGCTGGTCGATCATCCCGAACAGCATGCTCACCGGCACTTTACCGAAATCGTCCGGATTCTGGACAACGCCGCCGCGCTGACCGATCGTCAGCGAGAACTCGCCAAACGACTTTTTCTGGCGGTCGCCGAATCGGAAGCTCGGGTGCATGGTTCGACGGTCGAAAAGGTCCACTTTCACGAAGTCGGAGCGGTCGACTCCATTGTCGATATCGTCGGGGCCGCCGTGGGCTTCGATCTGCTGAACGTCGACCGCGTTGTCTGTAACTTTGTTCCGACCGGCCGAGGCAGCGTTCATATCGATCACGGCATCTGCCCAATTCCCGCGCCGGGAACTGCCGAGATTCTGAAAGGCATTCCGCTGGCCGACGTGCCGATCGATGCGGAATTGACGACTCCCACCGGTGCGGCGATTGTGAAGACGCTGGCCGATGCCTTTGGTCCGATGCCCGCCATGACGGTTGACGAAGTCGGCTACGGCGCCGGATCGATGACGTTTCCTCAGCGAGCCAACATTTTGCGGCTGTTTGTCGGAAAAGCGGCTGCAGACGCTGACATGGAATTCGTAACGCTGCTGGAAACCAATCTTGACGACGTGTCGGGTGAAGTCATCGGCCACGTACGGCAGCGTCTGGCAAGGGCTGGAGCACTCGACGTCTGGGTGACTCCGGTGCAGATGAAGAAGGACCGGCCGGGCGCCGTGGTCAGCGTGCTGTGCTCGCCGGAAAGCATTGATTCGCTGGAGACAATCCTGTTCGACGAAACCGGGACACTGGGAATTCGGCGCCTTTCAATTCAGCGCCGAGTGCAGTTTCGTGACAAAGTCACCGTCACTACCCCGTGGGGAGACGTCTCCGGCAAGCGTTCGTGGCGAACAGGCACATCGCCGTCGTTCGCCCCGGAATTCGACGACTGCGCCGCCGTCGCACGAAACCACGGAGTGCCGCTGCGAGACGTTTACCGGGCCGCGGAATCGGCCTTCCTGCAAATCGCCGGTTCGGGCACACTACCGGTCGAACCGCCGGGAGGCACTTCGGTTCCCGACGGCCATCATGATCACTCACACGACCACGACCACGATCACGACCACGATCATTCGCATGACCACGATCATGATCATTCGCATGACCACGATCATGATGGTCACACGCACGATCACGAATGA